ATATTCTTCGACAACATCAAGATCGAATTGAAATTTGCCAGTCTCCGTGTCAAACCCATCACCACGCCACTGCTCATACTCAACATCCGAAACAATCTCATAGCTTTGTTCAGCAACTTCGTCGAATGATTTTCCGATCCCTGAGAGTCGCTCATCATAGTACTCAGTGGCATCCTCCCATGGGAAATATTCACCCCAGCCAAGTTCCTCAGCCAGTGCACTATATATTTCATAATCTGTTCGACAGTTTTCAATTGGATCAATAATCGCCTTCGAAGCAGTGACCCAGCCAGACTTACTGTACGAACTGTCACCGCCAGTATCTAAAAATGGTTGTTCTAGTGTTGAAGCACCAGGAAAAACGACATCAGCGCGACGGCTGACACCACTCCAGAATGCATCAACAGTAATAACAAGATCCATTGCTTCAAGTGCCTCAGCCCATGCGTCACTGTTACCACTTTTCAGCGGAGCAGACCAGTTATTGACAAAGCCTTGTATATCTCCACGCTCGACTGCTGTTGGGACAAAATTATGAGAAAGATCCCGGATATGGCGCTGGTAAGGGTAGTCGTCATACTTGGGGGTTGACCGATCCTCGTGATTAGCAGGGACATCGATGCCCCTTTTCTCAAATGGATCAGCAAGTGTAAATCCAGACCGCCAGTGTCGAGTCCCTCCTTTTCGATCAATACATCCAACTAGACCGTTGAGTGCGTGAACATTCTGGCAGTTTTTAAACCCATTGCCCTGAAACGAAAGGCCAGTGAATGGAAAAGCAACTGATTTGGGAGCTGCTTTAGCAAATTCGATAGCAAGCTCTTTGATCGTTTCACTATTAACATCAGTAATATCCGCGGCCCACTCAGGAGTTTTATCATCGACTGCGTCACGGTATGAATCAAATCCATAGGTCCAGTCCTCGACGAAGCTGTCGTCATATAACCCTTTCTCAATAATTACATTACCCATCGCAAGTGCGAGTGCTCCATCGGTCCGTGGCCTAATAGGGATCCATAGGTCTGCGACCTCAGCAGTCTTTGTATATCGAGGATCAATACATACTAAGGTTGCATCATTCTCGTTAATTGCCTCCAAGATACCTTTTGGCTCCCATTGGCCACGAAATGATTCCATTGGATTTCGGCCCCATGCAATAATAAACTCCGAGTTCCGCCAGTCTGGCCATTCTCGCCCATAACCAGCCATCCATTCCCATGAATCTGAAAATGGACCGTGGCATGTCGTTTTTCGGCCGACCTGCACTGGAGCGCCGTATAAGTCCCGGAAGAGCAAGTCGTGAAAATCTCCACCAATAGGGTATCCCTGATAGCGGAGTAATTTTTCCGGGCCATGTATTTCACGGAACGATTGAAGCCGTTCGGCCGCATACGCAATGGCTTCATCCCAGTCAGAAGCCCGAAGATTACCGTCTTCACGAATGTACGGACGCGTTATCCTGTTAGGATTGTAGGTTTTATCAAGTTGCGCAAGGCCTTTGGAGCATAATGTGCCTTCAGTTCCAGGGCCAGCACTGGACTTTGGATGTCCATCAACTCCGGTCAAGTCGACCGGCTGTCTGTCCTCAAGAATAACTTCTTGTCCGCAACTGGCTCGACAAATCCAACAGTTGTTATATGCTGCTTCTCTGTCTGCTGCTGCATCGGCAGGCTCTTCACCAAGACTGATACAGCCGGCAGCTGCCGCAGCAACACCGGCAACAGAACCTTTGAGAAACCGTCGTCGTCGTACTGATTTTTCCGTCATTATGGGTACTAATCTGTTTTTACTGTTGTCTTCATTAGTGCTATATTGCTGGAACAATCAAGAGGGTATTTCCTTATTATGAGTCATTTTAAGTACTCCCGGGAAACGAGTCACAAGTAGCCTCGAAAACAAGCTTCCGTTCAGCTGATTGGAGCCGCTGTGAGACCGTACCTTTTGATACATCAAACTGATCAGCTAGTTCTTCAAGAGATATCGCGCGTGGCTGATCATAGTAACCGTTCTTAATAGCTTGGCGAAGTGTCTTTTGCTCTAATGTTGTTAATGTCGAAAAGTCAATCGTTCGTAAATCAGATGGATTATCTTCAGCATTGAATCTGGATAGTTTTTGTACAGTAACTTCTCCAATTGACGAGAGATTTTCAACGAGGTCAACCAGTGTGCTCCGTGAACAGACGTATCCCTCGATATGAATCCCGGATTCGGTTACATCTGTGACATGTGCACTAAATCCGTCATGGTTAAGAAGCTCATAATAACAGTCTTGATCATGACAGGGTTGCTCGACTTGTTCGATTTGTGCCCTGTCATTAACATGCTCCGCCCCCTCAATGGTTAGCAGACATCGATTCCCATTAGATTGGCGAGACACTGAGTCTAATGTGCAGGCATGAGAACAAAGATCGTTCACCAAACACGGATGCGTGTTAGGGAGATCAAGGTTTATCTCCACATAAAGATCAAGAGTATCAGCGTTTGGTAAAATGGTACTCATGATAACTTTATGTATTAATTGCAGGATCATAAGGCACTATATTTACATATACAGACATTATTTACCCCTTAGCCCAAAAATGTCTGCATAAGATTGGTGAACTACTCCACTCCCTTATTCACTCACCGCTAACGCGGGTCGCTCAACTTACTGCGTAGCTCCTTGAATACTGAGGCTTAGCCTGGAGAAATTAAAACCACCGTGTAACGTCAACAGCCTCGTGGTCAAGTCGTTCGAGGATCTCCGATTCTCGTGATCACGAAAATCGAAGTGTTTCGGACGACCCCGAGGTGCACTGCCTGCTTTCTCTGTAGGGATGTCTTAAGATAACCCGGTTTGTAAGCTTTCATAGGTGGATAGTCGAGTAATGCGAAACCGGGAAATTCAGAAGGTACAAGGCCTGAGAAGTGCGCCGACCGGGATTTGAACCCGGGCCATGAGCTTGGAAGGCTCAGGTCCTACCACTAGACCATCGGCGCGCACATGCATGTTGTCGGTGGACTATTAAGGGCGTTACGAAATTGGTGTCTCTTCGGGGGAATATCTCTAACAGAAAAATTGTTTCTGGATTAGGCCTATAGATTGTAATTGATGATCGATCAAGAACGGGGCACTGAGCTCGTTACCCGTGCCAGACAAGTTGCACTCGCAGCAGCACAAGGTGAGACGACACGTCCAGCACTTGACGGTGACGGGTCATATGGTGTATTCACGACACTGAATAAAAATGATCGATTACGCGGATGTCGAGGATATCCACGGCCAGTGGCATCACTTCCAACGCTGATTGACGCGGCTGCTATTGACGCAGCAATTAATGATAGTAGGTTTCCATCAGTGTCTCCCGACGAATTTGGTGCAATCACCGTTGATGTTACGATTCTAGGTGAATCTGAAAAGATTGACACAGAGCAAGCTAAGACAGAAATCGAGCTGGGATATCACGGACTGGTTGCCAAAAAGGGGCAACAACGAGGACTGCTACTTCCACAGGTTGCAGTGGAACGAAGCTGGGATGAATACGAGTTTGTTGCTGCAGTGTGTCAGAAAGCGGGGCTATCTTCTTCAGCGTGGCAACATTCAGAAACGCAGATTGAGCGATTTCCTGCACGAGGATTTAGGGAACAGGAGCCAAAAGGATCAATTGAGGAAATAGATATTACCAAAGGTGAATAGCATGACGGACATCCGCTCTCCGGCCGTTGCAGGGCAATTTTATCGATCAACATCTGAAGAACTCAAAAAACAGGTTGAAGAATCATTTGCGCATTCTGTAGGGCCGCAGTCAGGACCAAGGTGCGATAAAGAAGATCAACGTCTACATGGGGCTGTTGTTCCCCACGCAGGGTTACCATTCTCTGGACCAGTTGCAGCACACAGTTACAATAAGTTAGCACAATGTAGACAACCAGATACAATTGTTATCATCGGGCCAAATCATCGCGGCGGCGGTTCACCAATTAGCGTTGCCCCTCACGAGAAGTGGAGAACTCCATTCGGCGAAGTTAGCATCGACCAGCAACTTCGTAATGCTGTTATCAAGCAAACCGCGGCTGAAGCAGATCCAATAGGCCATACTGGCGAACACTCTGTGGAGATACAACTGCCGTTCATACAGTATATCGTTGATTCAGAAATACAGATTCTCCCGATCGTGCTTAGCGATCAAACCAAACAAATAACGAAGGAACTCGGAGAAAACATTGTAACAGCAGCAACGGAGCTAAACAAAGATATCACAATTCTTGCCTCAACGGACTTCACTCATTATCAGCCACATGAACAGGCCGCCGCCGCTGACAAGCCGGTAATCGAAGCAATTTCGAACGGAGACATTGAAAAGATCAGTCAAAAGGCACAGCGCGGACATTCAATGTGTGGTCCGGGGGCTGTAATTGCAATGCTCGCTGGTATGTCTGAACAGGGAGTTTCTACGGGGACAGTTGAAAAATACGCAACTAGCGGTGATACGGCCGGATCGAAGGACGATGTTGTTGGCTATGCATCGATTACATTCACCAGTTGATACGAGATGATACAATGATTGCGGAGAAGGACCCAGATTGCGATGTATGTGGACGAGACGCTTTGACATCCTCCTCCGCCTGAAGGCGGAGGAATCCCAAGCGTTGGGATATTAGGGTTTGCAGACTCCCTGTTCTCTCGTTTTGAACGACCCGCTCTCGCGGTCGAACAGGAAGACTCCGGGCTGTGCCAACCAGCCGTTACTCATATCCCCCGCTGGGGGACTCTGAGTTATCTTTCTACGGATGTTCACCGCGCCGTTCACGTCTGCGTTCATCGTCGTCTCACACGACTCACAGACGTACAGCCCGCGCTCCACGCGGTTCGCATCTCGAATTTGCCCGCAACACGAACACGTCTTTGAGGTGTTCTCCTCGTCTACCCGGTCAACGAGGATACCGTGTTCTTCGGCTTTGTATTCGAGGAGACGGGCGAATCGGTCGAACTCCCATCCGTGGAGTTTCTTGTTCCCAGACTGCCCCCACTCCCACGAGTCACCGTTCTCATCCTCGCGGATGTCGCTGAGGTCGCCAACCGCGATCTTCTCCACGCCTTCGTCGACACACCGCTCAACGATGTGTTTCGAGAGCGTGTGGAGGAAATGGTCTTTGCGTCGAGAGAGTTTCCGGCGAGCCTTCAACGCACGTTTTGATGGTCCGTTCTTGCCTTCGGTCTGGTACTCCTCACGGGTGAAGTAGTGCTTGTCCTCTTTCAGCGTGTTCCCCGGATACAACTCCGAAGGGCCGTCCTCGTAGTCGATGGCGAGGTAGTTGCTGATTCCGAGGTCGATACCCGCCGTCTTGTCGCCGGGAACATCCTCAACGGGAATCTCTTGCTTGCAGACGAGGTGGAGTTCCCACTCGTCTCCGTTCCAGACGGCACGCACTTGCTGGATGTTCTCCACTTCTACGTCGGGCCGAGTTTCGTACTCCGGGAGGACGAAGTCTGACCGTCCGTCTTTCAGATTCCAACCTTTCGAGAGGCGGAGTTGACCGTGTTTGGCGTCGTGTTTGATACCTTTCTGTTTCCACGTCACGGTGGATCGCGGGTGTCGGTCGCCACGTTTCCGGTAGCCCGGTGGGTTGTTGCCGTCGTCGGAGTTATACCACCCGTTGAACGCCTCAGCAAGCTCTTCAAGAACTCGCTGACTTGACTGAGAATGCAGGTCACTATAGCGTTCGTGGTTTTTCAACTCCGATTTCAATTCGGCTTCATCGGGTATCTCACCATCGTCATCCCACCGTTCTTGGATGTAATAGCGTCCGACGTTCCACAGTTTCGATGCAGAGAACCCGCACTGGTCGAGGTCGTCACGAACCTGACTGTGATTCGTGATGCGTGCGACATAGGTGCGGGTCGTCTCCAGCATCGTACTGTTCCCATAAATAGTTATGAACTAGAGTATATTAACTACTACGTTTGACGTGGAATATCCGGGCCTGTCGGTGCCGGTGGAATGTGTCACTAAGTGACGGCGCGTATTCACGGCCTGAAGGACGTGGTATTGCGCCTGATCCGCCTATAAATTCCGCAATCGTTGGTTGGATGTTGTAGTCCCTTGTGCCCATTGACGACCTGCAATCGGGATTGTTCGATTACACGCTGGACACCGTCCATCACGTAAGTTGTATTCCTGAATCTCGAACCCGTTCCGCTTGATTACCGTTGTGCTGCAATTCGGACAGACTGTGCTTTCCGATTCATGTCCAGGGACGTTTCCTGAGTAAACATAGTGCAAACCAGCGTCTTCGGCTACTTCGATTGCAGATTCAATTGTGTCGACGGGAGTCGGGGGCGTATCAGTCATATTATATGCCGGCCGGAATCGAGAGAAATGGACTGGGGTCTGAGGTCCAAGAACATCAACAATCCATTCCATACGGTCAGCAATTGTTTCCACGTCTGTGTTTTTTCCAGTCACGAGAAGGTTCGTAATCTCAATCCAGACATCGTGCTGGGCAAGGACTTCTAAAGCATCATAGATCGGCTCAGGATCAGGGATGCCACAATACTCTCGGTAAAATGACTGGTCACCTTTGATGTCAACGTTAATCGCATCAAGGTGTGGGCCAAGAGTCTTTGCGGTTTCCGGTGTCATGTATCCATTGGAGACAAACACATTGTATCTCTCGTCTGGAGTTGCGTTCATCGTGTCATATGCATACTCTAAGAAGATAGTCGGCTCTGTGTATGTGTATGCCATACCTGCTGCGCGTTCTTGGCTTAACCGTGTTGCAAGCTGCTCAGGTGAAAGTTGCTGTTCACGGGGAGTTCGTTGGTCAGCTTCAAGCGCGATTGTATAATTTTGACAAAAGTCACATCGGAAGTTACAGCCTCGAGTCGCGATTGACATGACGGACGAACCAGGTGCAAAATGGAACAGTGGCTTCTTCTCGATTGGATCTACAGCAGCTGAGACCGTTTTGCCATAGGTAAGCAAGGTTAGGGTTCCGTTTGTATTTTCACGGACACCACAGACGCCCCGCTCTCCAGAAGGAATGACACATCGTCTGGGGCAGACATGACACTGAATCCGATCAGCGTCAAGAGATTCAGCGTGGATTGTCTCTCGTGAAGTCACGTCTTAAAACTTAGATGTAGAAGAGAAAAAGTGTCTCGCCCCAAACAGACAGCATCAATTGACCTCCCCATGGGTAAACTACCCCCACCCTGCTTCGCTCACCACATACGTGGTTCGCTCGTTGAGGGTGGGGCTTTGATGTGGACTCCTGGCGATCAATTGTCGGCAGTTGGCCGATAGCCGTCGTCGTTCAACGTCCCACCATTTATACGCACGTCTACTGGTGCGTCTGCGCTCCCCGACGTGGGCGAGGAACGCAGTCTGTGTTGTCGCTTCCGCATATACCGCAGGCCGACGTTTTTCGCGCCGTTGTAGTCAGCGTTGATCTCGTACCCGCATTTGAGGCACTGGAACTGCTCGCCGTCGCGGTTATCCTCGTGAGTGAAGCCACAGTCAGTGTGTGAACACCGCTGGCTCGTGTGATCTGGCTCGACCTGTTCAACCGCGACACCGCAGTCTGGCGCTTTGTACTCAACGTACTCGACAAGACGACGGAATGCCCAGATGTGATGCCAGTCAGCGTGAGGCAGTCGCTCACGGATATCGGTCA
This portion of the Salinarchaeum sp. IM2453 genome encodes:
- a CDS encoding helix-turn-helix domain-containing protein — translated: MSTILPNADTLDLYVEINLDLPNTHPCLVNDLCSHACTLDSVSRQSNGNRCLLTIEGAEHVNDRAQIEQVEQPCHDQDCYYELLNHDGFSAHVTDVTESGIHIEGYVCSRSTLVDLVENLSSIGEVTVQKLSRFNAEDNPSDLRTIDFSTLTTLEQKTLRQAIKNGYYDQPRAISLEELADQFDVSKGTVSQRLQSAERKLVFEATCDSFPGST
- the amrB gene encoding AmmeMemoRadiSam system protein B, which encodes MTDIRSPAVAGQFYRSTSEELKKQVEESFAHSVGPQSGPRCDKEDQRLHGAVVPHAGLPFSGPVAAHSYNKLAQCRQPDTIVIIGPNHRGGGSPISVAPHEKWRTPFGEVSIDQQLRNAVIKQTAAEADPIGHTGEHSVEIQLPFIQYIVDSEIQILPIVLSDQTKQITKELGENIVTAATELNKDITILASTDFTHYQPHEQAAAADKPVIEAISNGDIEKISQKAQRGHSMCGPGAVIAMLAGMSEQGVSTGTVEKYATSGDTAGSKDDVVGYASITFTS
- the amrS gene encoding AmmeMemoRadiSam system radical SAM enzyme, whose protein sequence is MTSRETIHAESLDADRIQCHVCPRRCVIPSGERGVCGVRENTNGTLTLLTYGKTVSAAVDPIEKKPLFHFAPGSSVMSIATRGCNFRCDFCQNYTIALEADQRTPREQQLSPEQLATRLSQERAAGMAYTYTEPTIFLEYAYDTMNATPDERYNVFVSNGYMTPETAKTLGPHLDAINVDIKGDQSFYREYCGIPDPEPIYDALEVLAQHDVWIEITNLLVTGKNTDVETIADRMEWIVDVLGPQTPVHFSRFRPAYNMTDTPPTPVDTIESAIEVAEDAGLHYVYSGNVPGHESESTVCPNCSTTVIKRNGFEIQEYNLRDGRCPACNRTIPIAGRQWAQGTTTSNQRLRNL
- a CDS encoding RNA-guided endonuclease TnpB family protein, which translates into the protein MLETTRTYVARITNHSQVRDDLDQCGFSASKLWNVGRYYIQERWDDDGEIPDEAELKSELKNHERYSDLHSQSSQRVLEELAEAFNGWYNSDDGNNPPGYRKRGDRHPRSTVTWKQKGIKHDAKHGQLRLSKGWNLKDGRSDFVLPEYETRPDVEVENIQQVRAVWNGDEWELHLVCKQEIPVEDVPGDKTAGIDLGISNYLAIDYEDGPSELYPGNTLKEDKHYFTREEYQTEGKNGPSKRALKARRKLSRRKDHFLHTLSKHIVERCVDEGVEKIAVGDLSDIREDENGDSWEWGQSGNKKLHGWEFDRFARLLEYKAEEHGILVDRVDEENTSKTCSCCGQIRDANRVERGLYVCESCETTMNADVNGAVNIRRKITQSPPAGDMSNGWLAQPGVFLFDRESGSFKTREQGVCKP
- the amrA gene encoding AmmeMemoRadiSam system protein A, which translates into the protein MIDQERGTELVTRARQVALAAAQGETTRPALDGDGSYGVFTTLNKNDRLRGCRGYPRPVASLPTLIDAAAIDAAINDSRFPSVSPDEFGAITVDVTILGESEKIDTEQAKTEIELGYHGLVAKKGQQRGLLLPQVAVERSWDEYEFVAAVCQKAGLSSSAWQHSETQIERFPARGFREQEPKGSIEEIDITKGE
- a CDS encoding molybdopterin-dependent oxidoreductase, coding for MTEKSVRRRRFLKGSVAGVAAAAAGCISLGEEPADAAADREAAYNNCWICRASCGQEVILEDRQPVDLTGVDGHPKSSAGPGTEGTLCSKGLAQLDKTYNPNRITRPYIREDGNLRASDWDEAIAYAAERLQSFREIHGPEKLLRYQGYPIGGDFHDLLFRDLYGAPVQVGRKTTCHGPFSDSWEWMAGYGREWPDWRNSEFIIAWGRNPMESFRGQWEPKGILEAINENDATLVCIDPRYTKTAEVADLWIPIRPRTDGALALAMGNVIIEKGLYDDSFVEDWTYGFDSYRDAVDDKTPEWAADITDVNSETIKELAIEFAKAAPKSVAFPFTGLSFQGNGFKNCQNVHALNGLVGCIDRKGGTRHWRSGFTLADPFEKRGIDVPANHEDRSTPKYDDYPYQRHIRDLSHNFVPTAVERGDIQGFVNNWSAPLKSGNSDAWAEALEAMDLVITVDAFWSGVSRRADVVFPGASTLEQPFLDTGGDSSYSKSGWVTASKAIIDPIENCRTDYEIYSALAEELGWGEYFPWEDATEYYDERLSGIGKSFDEVAEQSYEIVSDVEYEQWRGDGFDTETGKFQFDLDVVEEYESFAKDVGVSTAPEWRPPEGVYGETTDEEYPLLLTDGFVEQLSRGHCQALDEAREEYLDRYGFRNEEYDGNLLHINPDDAEPRGITTGDRVRVEATNGEVELVAHVYEGVRPGWLFTVAGFGEYSITPDQAGGNLMKMNTEQHVDPVTGMVDRNHPVKLERVGGDT